From a single Psychromonas sp. psych-6C06 genomic region:
- a CDS encoding tRNA-uridine aminocarboxypropyltransferase, translating into MRTHALHKLYEQRLSESTRPFLARGGRISRCIHCMLLPYLCICPFKRTVQTNSAFLLLMYDDEILKPSNTGRLIADIIPDTHAFIWSRTQPNERMLALLRDPQWQPVIIFPAEYCQAERVISSQHSDIGDKKPLFILLDGSWAQAKKMFRKSPYLDNLPVLSFSPENISRYLVRKAVKDNQLATAEVAALALDYIGEPQNSAQLALLFDVFKENYLLGKERKQLPEDASYYKLKS; encoded by the coding sequence ATGCACTGCATAAACTTTATGAACAACGTTTAAGTGAATCTACACGCCCTTTTCTAGCACGAGGAGGTCGCATTTCACGATGCATTCATTGTATGTTACTTCCTTACTTATGTATTTGCCCGTTTAAACGAACGGTACAAACCAACAGCGCCTTTCTTTTATTGATGTATGACGATGAGATTTTAAAACCCAGCAATACTGGAAGACTAATCGCGGATATTATTCCTGATACTCATGCTTTTATATGGTCACGCACGCAACCTAACGAGAGAATGTTGGCATTATTACGCGATCCACAGTGGCAACCAGTGATTATTTTCCCAGCTGAATATTGCCAAGCAGAACGTGTTATCAGCTCACAACATAGTGATATTGGCGATAAAAAACCGCTTTTTATCCTGTTAGATGGGAGTTGGGCACAAGCAAAAAAGATGTTCCGCAAAAGCCCATACCTAGATAACTTACCTGTCCTATCATTTTCACCAGAAAATATTTCACGTTATTTAGTCCGTAAAGCAGTAAAGGATAATCAACTTGCTACGGCAGAAGTTGCGGCGCTAGCATTAGATTATATTGGCGAACCACAAAATAGTGCTCAATTAGCATTATTGTTTGATGTGTTTAAAGAGAACTACCTATTGGGTAAAGAACGAAAGCAACTACCAGAAGATGCAAGCTATTATAAGTTGAAAAGCTAA